A window of Fusarium musae strain F31 chromosome 1, whole genome shotgun sequence genomic DNA:
TGTGGGCCTGTTTGACTTACAAACGAAACATCACTTCTTTGAGAATAGACAGTTGATGGCTCATACACAGAAGAGTCATCGTCACGAACAGGAGTAGAGTATCGAGTTGAGTAAGAGTAGCCGGCAAAGCTTTGTTCTGGGCTCATAGAGCCTTGAGGATGCGAAGTATGTGACTCCATGGCCACTGGCTGTTGAGAGAAGCcgtcagaagaagatggcggaGTTGGAAGTATCTGTTGCGGCATGTCGCGTGTCTTCCACCGCCCTTGGGTATTGATTTTGGCAACGGGACGCAAGGATAGAAAAGGGTCctgtgttgttggtgttgatggtgttgatggtgatggagccAATGGAACAACACAGGTACTATAGTGAACAACGGCAAGTGGACTTGGTAAGTTGCACAATGTAGATGAAGAGATAAAGTCTGATCTTTTGACAGTAGCTATGTTGGTCTTAAGCGGCCTGAAGGTAGAGCACTCAGCAAGGGCGTCTTTGTCGGATTTCTTTGAGCTGCCACGAGTGGTTTTGTATGCGCTTGGGACATTCTGATATCAGAGATATGTCTACAACGCCAGGACCATGCCCACAAATAGACAAGCAACTACCTGATGCTCTGAAGCTCAAAGGAACCGAAGCAGACGACTGTCCTGTTGGGAAACAGACCGCAATGCGGACCGTTACCAGAGTGGTAGACCTCTCCAAGCTGCATTTACATGTGTCGTTGGCCGGTATCCTCCACTCTCTGCCACCCACCACACTGTACACGGACCAACATGGTGAAGCACAGTAGAATAGAAGCCCTATGAGCTTAAGAGATGGGGCCGCTTGGCGTCCAGCCGCAATCCATTCAATAGAAACAAAATGTCATACTTTTGATTGTGCTTCCCTGCGCCGCCTTATTCGCATGCCGCTAGTCCAGCCACGGCGCATTCCTTTGACGTGCGCATCCGGCCCCTCTGGGTGTCATCAACCATCCCAACTTGAGACGTTGTTGACTCTCTATTGTTTGGTGAATCGATCTCGATCTATTATCCGTCATATTCTCTTACTTATAACCAAAGGCGTCTCGCAATCCTGCTACTCCAACAGCTCCTGTCCACCGCTGTCTTGCTTTGCTTCCATTAGCAGTCTTGCCCTGCCATGCCCTACCAGGTTTGTTCATGTGGAGTGCTGTAGCATGTTTGCTTCAAGTGCCGGATAACTGGGACCAAGCGGCCACTCGCAGTTGTGCTGGCAGCGTCTGTTTGATGTGTTGCGGTAGCCGAACGACCAACCAACCAAATAATCCATAATTGCCCAGCCTGATCTAACCCTGTACCAGCCTGGCCTGTTGGTTCTATTTTGGCAGATCAGCTCTGCCTTTAGGACTATTTCGTCCTGGCGTCAAAAAGAGAAACAGGCTTCTATTCGAAGCTTTGGCCATTTGTTCCTGACCACCATTTTCATCACGCCCGGCAATGTTGACAGACACCCTATTTTCGGCATAGGTTCGGCCATTCGCGTCTCGCGTTGCTGCAGTGCTTCAGATCACAAATTCTGTTGGTCGACCACTTGCCTAGTTTAATCTGGAGACGATTATAGAGTCCTTACAGATGGGGGAAGTGTGATTCAACCTGCCTGTGCCATTCTCTCATTTAAGGCCCCATGACAGGCAATTGTTCTGAATAGCTTTATCCCTCTCCAATGAGAGAAAAGGACTCAGCGTCTTCTCGTTAATGCCATCATGGTATTGGTTGTGCTTGGATttctgttgaagatggcttaGGGATAAGTTTCATGTCATGCCTGAACATGGTTTAGAGAACTTCCTAACACAGCCGTGGCGTTGACCAGGGTACATGCCTTATTAAATCCCCGTATTTGGAGCGTTCATCGGTTTTCAAACGGTCTTGGTGGCTCCGATGGTTTGATTGGCGGAGTCAAGatctgatgttgaggagAGGGTGATAGAGCAACCGGAGGAAGTATTGGAGTAGCAGCCTTGTATCTATTCGAGCTGGCAGAATCGATGGGGCGAGGTGGTGAATGCTTGGTTGGGGAGAGCCCAGCAATAGAAGGTATAGTTCCGTTCTGCTCGTGAGCAGCTCGATATATCTCACGGCTGATCTGAGGTGTGCTCAACGCAGACTCAGCTGTTTTATCACCCTGGAAGCTGTCGATACCTTTCGAAGGACTAGGTGTCCGGAAGGACGTCATTGGCGTGGTCATAGACGTACTGCGTGATGGACTGCCCTGGATGCTGGCATCTAGCTTGACAGGTGCCGGGATCACCGGTGTTCCTTTGGGTGTGCCAAGCACCTCCTGACTCACCTCTGAGCGGGCGTCCATTATGCTCATTGGGAAACCAACGCCATTGACATTAGTACTAGGGGTGGAAGCCAATGGAGTCAAGCCATGCTCAACGTTGCCGTTGGATGGGTCATGGTCTCCATACCCTGTCCCGTTGACCTTTCGATCCTGCCCACTGAACGATAGCCCTAAGTGATATGAAGAGCCAGATCGATCTGGCTGAATGCCAGAGTTAGGTGGACGATTGAGCTTCAGCTTGATAGTTGGTCTGGGGCGTTTGGCTTCTTGCTCGCGCCTAATACAAGAAGCACAGATGTAGTGGAATTCCGGCTGGTCAGCTGCTGCTTCGCTCAGCCCAACGCATAGACTATGTTGCCAGACATTACATCTCTCACAAGCTACGCTGTGCGCTCCATCGTCAACTTGGCCATAGAGACCACAAGTGCAGTCGAAAATccaatcttcttcctcatcctcgagcTCCTTCAGAGCTTGCTTGTTTTTTTCAATCTCAACTTGAAGGCGGCGTTCAGATACTCGTGCGCTGTTACTTGATAAGTTCTTGCTGTCTTCGGAGAGTTGTGCCAGTTCTTCCTCATGTTGGACGCGTCGTGCCTCGCGTTCTCGAAGCCGTTGTTCACGAGACACCAGTCTTCTATCGCGCTCCTCTTCCATTTTAATTTGCGCCaattcttctcgtcgtttggttgcttcttcttcctttcggTGTCGTTCTTCCTCTCGAATCTGCTCCTCCTGCCTCTGTTGTTCAACCCTCCCAGCAATTCGGCTCGATCGTTTCGCATTTGCCATTTTGGCAGCGTTCGCTAGTTCTCGCTCTCGCTGTAACTCTCTGCGCTGCCGAGATTGTTCTTGTTTTTCAAGGATAGGAACGAGGTGTTTTTCTAGCTGATTGCGTAGGATTTTCTCATTCTCGTCACGGGTTTTCCGAAAACCATCCACAACAGATCGTACATCATCAAGAGTGACGGCGAGACATTCCCATGTCATTCCACCcaggccatcatcttcgagAGGTGTATCTTCTTCGATATCTTGGTCCGTTTCGATCACTTCTTCTGCATTCAAAGTTGTGCGTCGTCTTGTGCTCGAGCGTCTACTCCCATACGATGCTCTGGGTTTCTTCGCTTTGGTGGGTTTCTTGATCATCGGAGGTTCTGTAAGCCGATACACTCGGTTATCGTCCAGCACGAAGTAGGTTCGGTCATCTGCATCCCAACCGTATGGTTCTATTCGCTGGAATTCTGTTAGTGGCTAAGCCCCATCTCGTTGAGGTGTGAACTTACCCAACTTGTTTGCTCGCTATCCTTTTGCTCTTCCATCTTATCCCGAATGCGCTCAGGATGGATCATGACCCATTGAGTCAGTTGTTGCATGACCTTGATCTACCCAAGCAGTGTATATTAGCTTCGGATCACTGACTGCCCTTGTGATTTCTACATAGCTTACCTTGGTAAAAATGTCGAAATCGTTGAATTTGAGGGGTGTTTCACCAGAACCGAAGGGATTGTAGTTTGGCGATCTCTTCGTGAATTGCTTTCGTGCTTGGTCATCGAAAATGTCATGCCTTCGAATCACGATTAGCAAAAACTGCATCTCCCAATTCCTGGAAACGTACGTTAAACCACGATGCGACGAAACTAGTTTGAGGAGGGCAAGGGCAATGTCCGCCAAGATACTGGAGTTCGGCTTGAGGCATTCTGTCTCAATTTCCTATGGTATCTGTTAGTTTGTGCGCCTGTCCATTACTGAAGTACTGGGTTGTTATGTGGCCATACCTCAACATCGATAGCTTCGTCGATTTTCGCAGCCTTGCCGAATATGTATATCCACTGGCAAAGGTTCGCGAACTGCCACATATTACGGATACGATGCTGTAATGAGTATTCTTTCTCTCTATCACCGCCATCGATGGCTGCAAGCGAGCGCTTGCGAGACGGCATGGCTGAAGaaaagttgatgatgtcgatgtcaGGATGCCAGCCAGTCGCGTCACAATTGTCAGAAGCGTGTTTTAAGGCGTTTCTAAGGTAGGTCGCGAAAAGCTGGGACGAGCTGTGGCGCAGTCAGCCACAAGCACATGCCACTAGGGATAGCAGTATGACTTTTCGACGTCCTACTAAGGTACCCTTGCTCCTGGGAATTCAGCTTACGACCGGGCTCCGTTTCCAGGGGATGAAACTCTCCACACTGTAGCAGAAACCTTGTTCTATAAAAAGCACACGGCATTTTTGCACTTTGCTAAAGGAGCTGCTGCGTGTACAGTGCGTAAATGGGAGCTTACTGTCACATCCAGCCGTCCTACGGTATCTTAGGACTCCTGATTGGGATGTGCGAACTGGCTACCTCTTCGCTTCTACGAACACCTCTGCGCAATACTTAGTTCACGCTCTCTTGACTTGTTTTATTTCTCATGAAGCGTTAACGATGCTTCATTTTGGTAGTAGTACCAATAATCACCATTCTCCATGACATTGGACCGCATTGGTGGTCATTAGTCCTTTCGTTGGTCCATGTCTTCACACTCTTGGGATCAAGATGGGCGCCCAGCGCGGCGCCTGTCCATCCCGCTTCAGAATTTAGATGGAACGCATCTCGATAATCAACAGACGCAAGCTGGTCTGTCACGGCAAGAGCCGAGCATTTCTCCGCCCAACGTTCCTCAAATGTCTGCCAACCTTCCTGGTATCTCAACATACTGGGACCAACCCTACGATCGTTTCGACGACGATGTTAGCCCAGGGTCACCTATAGATCCAATGGCTCTACAGGCTGCGCTCCCTCCGGGTCTGGATCGCCATCAGCCAAGTCCTCCAATGCCTTCTACACCGGTTCGTACATACGACCCGCCTGCTCCCTACGTCGAAGATGCGCCGAGTACCGAATATGCCGAGTCCGATCGAGTTCCCTTGACAGCTGGAGTTGAGCCTATATCTGGTTCTTTATCTGCTAGTAATTTGGATAATCGAAATCGAGACAGTTTTCAAACGGTTTCAAGCCTGGAAAACAGCCCGTCGCGCGGTCGCAATACGAGAAGCCTCGGCGAAGATTTGAGAGCAAGCTATGGGTCAACTCGAAATCGCAACTTTGGCGCTTCTCTTAACCCCAACGAATATCAGAGGTCAAGATCGCCTTCTACATCAGGCGCTTTGTCCCGTGCTGGCTCGATCGTGCGAGCAATGTCACAGAGAGTTGTCAACATTAGCGGAGAAACAGAAGTCATTGATCATCGTGCATCGAGGCATCGCTCCCGCTCACCTAGTAGACATGATCAAGATAGGAACCGGGATACGATGAATTCGATGTTTGCCGATACTTCGTATCAACCACAGTTGGTTCGTTCGTCAAGCGAAAAATCTACAGAACCACGTTTTAATGTGACCGAAGCTGAGCCAGATATGCCGAGGCCCCCTTTACCAAATCCTCTCAAAGGAAAGTCGCTGGGAATCTTCTCGCCGGACAACCCTTTGAGACTACGACTCTGTGACCTCCTGGTCAACCCATATACGGAGCCATTCTTGCTTCTTTTGATAGTCTTGCAGGCTATTCTTCTCGCGGTTGAGGCAGCTCCGAATGTATTTGAGAATGGACGCCCAGAAAGATGGGGACAGCATCCTATTGATTGGGCTATGCTTGCCCTTTTCATTATCTTCACTTTGGAGATTATCTCGCGTATTATTGTGTCAGGCTTCGTGTTGAACGCAGCAGAGTACAGTACCATTGACCGTAAACGAGGAATTCGAGCCGCAATAGCAGACCAGTATCGTACTGTTTTCCAACCTGAGCGGATTAAATCTGTAAAGAAGAAGTCGCAATATCGACCTGAACCGTCAgcaatctcaagatcttttACAACGTTTATGCAAGGCCAGCAAGCATTGCCAAGAACTCTGGAAGAGCACCAAAGGTTTCAGCTTGCTCGACGAGCATTTCTACGCCATTCCTTCAATCGTTTCGATTTTGTTGCCGTTGTCTCGTATTGGATCACTTTCTGTTTAAGCATTTCTGGCCTCGAAACTAAACACGATCTTTATGCATTTCGAATGCTGAGTTGTTTACGAATTCTGAGATTACTTGCTCTAACGAACGGTACCGCGGTAAAGTTGACATGATACCTGAACATATGAACACACGCTTACGTATTCTTAGATTATTCTCAGGAGTTTAAAGAAAGCAACGCCTTTACTCGTTCGAGTTGCATTTCTCATCACATTCTTCTGGCTTCTGTTTGCAATTATAGGGGTACAGAGTTTCAAGGCTAGTTTGAGTCGGCAGTGCGTGTGGCTTGACCCCCTTGATCCCACAGACCTTGATGCTTCCTACACAAATGAAGAAGCTTTTTGTGGTGGTTACTTGAACAACCAAACGGGCGAAACCATGCCTTggctcaagttcaacaatTCAAAGTCCTTGACGGACCTTATGAACGGAACCAACGAAGGGAAGGGCTTCCTGTGTCCTCGGGGTTCCATTTGTCTTCAGCAATCCAACCCACACAACGGCACGGTCAATTTTGACAACATTTTCAACTCCCTAGAACTTGTGTTTGTCATCATGAGCGCAAACACCTTCTCCGATCTTATGTACATGACCATGAGCTCGGATTATGTCCAGGCTGCTCTCTTTTTCGGTGCaggcatcatgatcatgatgctgTGGTTGACGAACTTGTTGATTGCGGTCATTACCTCATCCTTCCAGGTCATTCGTGAAGAGAGTAAAGCCAGTGCATTCACTGTCAGCCAGGAATCGCCGGTGCAAGCTCGATCCGATGAGAGAATTCGCCGAACATCTTCTTTACAACGCATGTTCTATAAAACCCGCGCAGTGTGGATTCTGACCATCACTTTTGGGTTGCTATGCCAGGCGTGCCGCAGTGCAACCATGTCAGCAAGACGAGAGCGTTTCATCAACACTGCCGAGATCATCGTTACCATTcttctcgatatcgagatgATCTTCCGGATTGCAACTGATTGGAATTACTTCCACAAAAGTTGGCGTAACCTCTTCGACCTCGGCCTTGCGATTATCACTTCCATCATATTAATCCCTCCTATTCGCTATACCAGAGCGTATTGGTGGTTGACGGTGTTCCAAATCCTGAGAGTTTATCGTATTGTGTTAGCAATACCAGTGACAAGGGAACTTATTCTTCTCGTTTTGGGCAATGCAGCTGGTATCGGAAACCTGATGTTCTTTGTGTTTCTGATGACATTTTTGGTAGCGATTTTTGCTGCCCAGTTGTTCAGAGGCGAAATTCCCGTGtatgaagatggcgagctCAATCGTATCTCGTTCTACACCATTTACAACTCCTTCTTGGGTATGTACCAAGTTCTGACAAGTGAGAACTGGACAGATATTCTTTATACTGTTACCTCCTACACTAGGCACAAGAATACCTCATGGATAGGGGCTATTCTACTTATTGGCTGGTTCATTGTGGCtttcttcattctcatcaatatGTTCATTGCTGTAATCCAGGAGAACTTTGATGTATCCGAGGACGAGAAACGGCTTCAACAAGTCAAGGCTTTTCTTCAAAGGCGAGACCTTGGAGCTTCATCTAGCAACCTGGCCCTTTCCACAATCTTCGGTCTGTCCAAACATCGCAAAAATAAGGATCCTCTCGACTACGGGCCAGCAACAGTCGAGATGCTTCTCAAGGACGCCGTGGTCCGCGAATTTCTGGATGATCAAATGAATCCCAAACCTGAGGAGGACCGGCTGCACCATGCCCCTATTAGAAGCGCAACTACACTGTTGGGTGGTGAGATCAAACCTGGCCGTCTCTCTGCCATGTGGGGAAGGGTGAAAGGGTGGTTTAGCGACAAAGAGCCCAACCCCTTTTATTCCAGCTTGCGGTTTGACGGCGCGAACGATACTTCGGATCCTCGACAAATGGCTGAACAGGCAATGTCTGCCACTATGACTCGAAAGAGGGCTCAGCGAGAGTATCTTGCGAAGTACCCAAATTACAATACCTCCTTGTACATCTTTTCACCAAACAACAGCTTACGCCGGCTTTGTCAGCGGGTCGTTGGTCCTTCTCGGGGCATTGAGCGTATTGATGGTGTAGTGCCTGATACCCTCCTTTGGTACTCCTTCACGATATTCATTTACGCAGCAATCGTGGCTATGGTCGTCCTTGCATGTGTTACCACTCCTCTTTATCAGAAGGAGTATCAAGAACAGCATCAGTTCAGTATTAGGAATTGGTACATCTGGACAGATATGGCTTTTGCGATCGTGTTTACTGTCGAAGCTGCGATCAAGATCATTGCGGACGGACTCCTGTGGACCCCAAATGCATACTTGCGAAGTTCCTGGGGATTCATGGACTCAGTCGTTTTGGTCACTCTATGGATCAATGTTGTTACGCTCCTCATCAATGACGGCGCTATTTCCAGAGCAATAGGCGCATTCAAGGCGCTTCGTGCACTTCGACTGCTGAATGTTAGCAACAGCGCTAGAAATACCTTTCACGATCTCATTATCGTTGGTTGGTGGAAAATCCTAGGCGTGAGTTGCCATCTCCTTGCATGTAGCCATGTTCTTCGCTAATTGCTTCCCCAGGCCGCGTTTGTCTCGATGTCTCTGCTCATCCCGTTTGCCATTTATGGTCTCAACCTATTCAACGGCTTGCTTCTGTCATGTAACGATGGTGGTGACGGAATTAATACCATGGATAATTGCTATGGCGAGTTCGAGAGTACACCGTTCAGCGACGATTGGCCAATGCTTGCTCCGCGTGTTGCAGCGAaccccttcttcagcttcgacgATTTTGGGGCATCTTTATTTATTCTTTTCCAGATCGTTAGTCAAGAGGGATGGACAGACGTCTCTTTTGCCGTTCAAGCCATTACCGGCCGCATGAAGCAGCCCCAAGATCTAGCGTCAGAGGGCAATGCCATCTTCCTTGTCGTATTCAATCTGTTGGCCACCGTCTTCGTACTCACACTCTTTATCTCTGTCTTCATGCGGAATTATACCGAACAGACGGGCGTCGCTTATTTGACAGCGGAACAACGGTCATGGCTCGAATTGCGAAAGATACTGAGGCAAATTTCACCTTCAAAGAGTTCTTATGACGATTCTGAGAAGAGTTGGAAGAAATGGTGCCACAAGAGAGCTATCGAAAAGAAGGGTAAATGGTACCAGACAATTACCGTTGTTCTAGTACTGCATTTGATCGTGCTTGTCTCGGAATTCGCCAGTGAGCCATGGTGGTGGACGCGGTATCGCGACTTTGTTTTTTTCGCCTTCATCGTGGCATACACGGCTAACATTGCAATTCGAATCATTGGCTTGGGTTGGGTACGTTTCCGACGAAGCTCGTGGGATCTCTACTCTCTGTTCATTGTCTTCGGGGCATTTGTTTCAACTCTCGCGTTACTCATATCAGACACTGAGATTGAAACCTATGTTCAGCTACATAAGGTGTTCTTGGTTGCCATTGTACTCCTCCTCATTCCCCGCAACGACGCACTGGACCAGCTGTTCAAAACGGCAGCTGCTAGTCTGACAGTTATTGGTAACTTGCTTGCCACCTGGCTGGTATTCTTCCTGGTCTTCGCCATTGCTATGACTCAAGCTTTTAGTTTGACACGATTCGGCGAAGAGACTGCGGAAAACATAAATTTCCGAACCGTCCCCAAAGCTCTGATTCTGCTATTCAGAATGAGTCTAGGTGAAGGATGGAATGCTGTCATGGAAGATTATGCCAGCATAGAGCCGCCGCTTTGCGTTGACGAGCCTAGATTCTTCGACAGTGACTGTGGTAGCGAATCGTGGGCCAGAATCCTGTTCATCGCATGGAACATCGTCAGTATGTATATCTTTGTAAACCTGTTTGTATCACTCATCTACGAGAGCTTCAGTTACGTCTTTCAACGCTCGAGTGGCATGGCTGTTGTTGATCGCGATGAGATTCGACGGTTCAAAGAAGCTTGGCGAAGCGTTGACCCAGCAGGCACTGGGTATATCACGAAGGCAGCTTTCCCGCGTCTTCTTGGCGAACTCTCAGGTGTCTTCCAGATGCGCATTTATGATCCAGAGGACAGCGTTCACTCTATTTTGGAAGACATAAGGGATGATGTGAAACTCACACATCACTCGTCCATCGCGACGACCAGCGGATTCAGTGGCATTGACCTGAACAAACTCAATGCACGGCTGAGGAGGATTGACGTGGAGAAGGTGCGCCACCAGCGTCGGCGTTTTAACATTTTTTACGAGGAGGTCTTGGTGTCCGCAGATCCCGACAGGGGCATCTCTTTCACGAGTGTTTTGATGATTCTTGCTCActacaacatcatcagtGATAACAAGAGCCTGAAGTAAGCTATCCCCCCCCGCCGCACATCTGTACACCAAGGCTGATAAAAAGAAACGCAAAGACTCGAAGAGTTCCTAAGGCGTCGAGCTCGTCTCCAGCGAGTAGACGACCAAGTCCGACGTGGCGtggtcttgggcttcttcgaCACATTGTAAGCTATCTATAGCCGGACCCAGGAAAAGAAAATtgctcaccatcaacacaGATATTATTCAAGACAATTCAAGAAACATATGCTACGAAAGCACTCGGCCCGCATGACGGCAGTGCCACAGCTGAACATTCCAGAGATTCTTGTTGAGAACGATCTGAGTGACGATGAAACAGGTGGAGCAGGGCCGAGATCTCCCCTCTCACCAGCCTCGCGTCCCTCGAGTGTTGACGCAGGCGAGCCACGAAACTGGCTGGGATCTGTGGATCTGTCGTTGCACGACACATCGTGGAGTCATCCTCTCAGTTTCCCCAGAGCCGCGCCTCCATCGCCCACAACACCTGCCCAACCATCAGCCTTTAGCTttgagatcgaggaggatgatccACAtgaacagcagcaacaatcGACGACGcaaacaagatcatcagcgCCCTCGGGCCGCGAGAGTAATCATTTGGACCCCGTTAGCCCTGTGCAAGTCCGTGGCATGCTTGACGACTCGGTTTGGGGCGAGAGCATTCGCCGCAACGCCACCGTTCGACAAACACATAATAAGGGCTCACAAGGGTATGATGGTTTTCACTGAGGGGCAAACGGTTGGAGGAGTTGAAGCTACTGTTTACATGGAACTTGTGAGGAGGAGGGAAGTCGTCCATTTTTGATGGTGA
This region includes:
- a CDS encoding hypothetical protein (EggNog:ENOG41), whose protein sequence is MPSRKRSLAAIDGGDREKEYSLQHRIRNMWQFANLCQWIYIFGKAAKIDEAIDVEEIETECLKPNSSILADIALALLKLVSSHRGLTNWEMQFLLIVIRRHDIFDDQARKQFTKRSPNYNPFGSGETPLKFNDFDIFTKIKVMQQLTQWVMIHPERIRDKMEEQKDSEQTSWRIEPYGWDADDRTYFVLDDNRVYRLTEPPMIKKPTKAKKPRASYGSRRSSTRRRTTLNAEEVIETDQDIEEDTPLEDDGLGGMTWECLAVTLDDVRSVVDGFRKTRDENEKILRNQLEKHLVPILEKQEQSRQRRELQRERELANAAKMANAKRSSRIAGRVEQQRQEEQIREEERHRKEEEATKRREELAQIKMEEERDRRLVSREQRLREREARRVQHEEELAQLSEDSKNLSSNSARVSERRLQVEIEKNKQALKELEDEEEDWIFDCTCGLYGQVDDGAHSVACERCNVWQHSLCVGLSEAAADQPEFHYICASCIRREQEAKRPRPTIKLKLNRPPNSGIQPDRSGSSYHLGLSFSGQDRKVNGTGYGDHDPSNGNVEHGLTPLASTPSTNVNGVGFPMSIMDARSEVSQEVLGTPKGTPVIPAPVKLDASIQGSPSRSTSMTTPMTSFRTPSPSKGIDSFQGDKTAESALSTPQISREIYRAAHEQNGTIPSIAGLSPTKHSPPRPIDSASSNRYKAATPILPPVALSPSPQHQILTPPIKPSEPPRPFENR
- a CDS encoding hypothetical protein (BUSCO:EOG092600XJ) is translated as MSANLPGISTYWDQPYDRFDDDVSPGSPIDPMALQAALPPGLDRHQPSPPMPSTPVRTYDPPAPYVEDAPSTEYAESDRVPLTAGVEPISGSLSASNLDNRNRDSFQTVSSLENSPSRGRNTRSLGEDLRASYGSTRNRNFGASLNPNEYQRSRSPSTSGALSRAGSIVRAMSQRVVNISGETEVIDHRASRHRSRSPSRHDQDRNRDTMNSMFADTSYQPQLVRSSSEKSTEPRFNVTEAEPDMPRPPLPNPLKGKSLGIFSPDNPLRLRLCDLLVNPYTEPFLLLLIVLQAILLAVEAAPNVFENGRPERWGQHPIDWAMLALFIIFTLEIISRIIVSGFVLNAAEYSTIDRKRGIRAAIADQYRTVFQPERIKSVKKKSQYRPEPSAISRSFTTFMQGQQALPRTLEEHQRFQLARRAFLRHSFNRFDFVAVVSYWITFCLSISGLETKHDLYAFRMLSCLRILRLLALTNGTAIILRSLKKATPLLVRVAFLITFFWLLFAIIGVQSFKASLSRQCVWLDPLDPTDLDASYTNEEAFCGGYLNNQTGETMPWLKFNNSKSLTDLMNGTNEGKGFLCPRGSICLQQSNPHNGTVNFDNIFNSLELVFVIMSANTFSDLMYMTMSSDYVQAALFFGAGIMIMMLWLTNLLIAVITSSFQVIREESKASAFTVSQESPVQARSDERIRRTSSLQRMFYKTRAVWILTITFGLLCQACRSATMSARRERFINTAEIIVTILLDIEMIFRIATDWNYFHKSWRNLFDLGLAIITSIILIPPIRYTRAYWWLTVFQILRVYRIVLAIPVTRELILLVLGNAAGIGNLMFFVFLMTFLVAIFAAQLFRGEIPVYEDGELNRISFYTIYNSFLGMYQVLTSENWTDILYTVTSYTRHKNTSWIGAILLIGWFIVAFFILINMFIAVIQENFDVSEDEKRLQQVKAFLQRRDLGASSSNLALSTIFGLSKHRKNKDPLDYGPATVEMLLKDAVVREFLDDQMNPKPEEDRLHHAPIRSATTLLGGEIKPGRLSAMWGRVKGWFSDKEPNPFYSSLRFDGANDTSDPRQMAEQAMSATMTRKRAQREYLAKYPNYNTSLYIFSPNNSLRRLCQRVVGPSRGIERIDGVVPDTLLWYSFTIFIYAAIVAMVVLACVTTPLYQKEYQEQHQFSIRNWYIWTDMAFAIVFTVEAAIKIIADGLLWTPNAYLRSSWGFMDSVVLVTLWINVVTLLINDGAISRAIGAFKALRALRLLNVSNSARNTFHDLIIVGWWKILGAAFVSMSLLIPFAIYGLNLFNGLLLSCNDGGDGINTMDNCYGEFESTPFSDDWPMLAPRVAANPFFSFDDFGASLFILFQIVSQEGWTDVSFAVQAITGRMKQPQDLASEGNAIFLVVFNLLATVFVLTLFISVFMRNYTEQTGVAYLTAEQRSWLELRKILRQISPSKSSYDDSEKSWKKWCHKRAIEKKGKWYQTITVVLVLHLIVLVSEFASEPWWWTRYRDFVFFAFIVAYTANIAIRIIGLGWVRFRRSSWDLYSLFIVFGAFVSTLALLISDTEIETYVQLHKVFLVAIVLLLIPRNDALDQLFKTAAASLTVIGNLLATWLVFFLVFAIAMTQAFSLTRFGEETAENINFRTVPKALILLFRMSLGEGWNAVMEDYASIEPPLCVDEPRFFDSDCGSESWARILFIAWNIVSMYIFVNLFVSLIYESFSYVFQRSSGMAVVDRDEIRRFKEAWRSVDPAGTGYITKAAFPRLLGELSGVFQMRIYDPEDSVHSILEDIRDDVKLTHHSSIATTSGFSGIDLNKLNARLRRIDVEKVRHQRRRFNIFYEEVLVSADPDRGISFTSVLMILAHYNIISDNKSLKLEEFLRRRARLQRVDDQVRRGVVLGFFDTLYYSRQFKKHMLRKHSARMTAVPQLNIPEILVENDLSDDETGGAGPRSPLSPASRPSSVDAGEPRNWLGSVDLSLHDTSWSHPLSFPRAAPPSPTTPAQPSAFSFEIEEDDPHEQQQQSTTQTRSSAPSGRESNHLDPVSPVQVRGMLDDSVWGESIRRNATVRQTHNKGSQGYDGFH